In a genomic window of Acidobacteriota bacterium:
- a CDS encoding aspartoacylase: MREMAGSGPQGSPCAAPLGAGGSPRGERLSAEPQARTAATPRVLGRRGPQGARPLLIAVAGIHGNEPAGVLAVRRFLAALDASGTRLDGRFVALAGNRAALAMGRRFVDRDLNRIWLPPLVERLRATRRPECSEERELLELLDEIEAEIDSRPQGTHFLDLHTSSAEGAPFVTVGDTLRNRSFARAFPLPAILGLEEQIDGALLEYMNNLGCITLGIEAGQHADPAAVEVHEACLWTASAAAGLLPAPEPPEVRRARQRLAACRRGRPRTLEVVYRHRVRPEDGFRMRPGFASFTPVVRGQAVADDLRGPVRAPVSGLVLLPLYQGQGSDGFFIARPVSGFWLGLSRLLRRLRAGEAAHWLPGVRRHPERDDTLVVDVRIARWFPLQIFHLLGYRKLRRSGSLLLVTRRRFDLPAAPGERG, encoded by the coding sequence GGGCCCGCAGGGGAGTCCGTGCGCGGCGCCGCTTGGTGCGGGCGGGAGCCCGCGGGGGGAACGGTTGAGCGCGGAACCGCAAGCCCGAACGGCTGCGACGCCGCGGGTTCTCGGCCGGCGCGGCCCGCAGGGCGCCCGGCCGCTCCTCATCGCCGTCGCCGGGATCCACGGCAACGAACCGGCGGGTGTCCTGGCCGTGCGGCGCTTTCTCGCCGCTCTCGACGCCTCCGGGACGCGGCTCGACGGCCGCTTCGTCGCCCTGGCGGGCAACCGGGCGGCGCTGGCGATGGGGCGCCGTTTCGTCGACCGCGACCTGAACCGCATCTGGCTTCCACCCCTCGTCGAGAGGCTGCGCGCCACGAGACGGCCGGAGTGCTCGGAAGAGCGGGAGCTCCTCGAGCTGCTGGACGAGATCGAGGCCGAGATCGACTCGAGGCCGCAGGGGACTCACTTTCTCGACCTGCACACCAGCTCCGCGGAAGGAGCCCCGTTCGTCACCGTGGGCGACACTCTCCGCAACCGGTCGTTCGCCCGCGCGTTTCCTCTCCCGGCCATCCTCGGCCTCGAGGAGCAGATCGACGGCGCCCTGCTCGAGTACATGAACAACCTCGGCTGCATCACGCTGGGGATCGAGGCGGGCCAGCACGCCGATCCGGCGGCGGTCGAAGTGCACGAGGCCTGCCTTTGGACGGCCTCGGCCGCGGCGGGGTTGCTGCCGGCCCCGGAACCGCCCGAGGTGCGCCGGGCCCGCCAGCGACTCGCGGCTTGCCGCCGCGGGCGGCCGCGCACGCTCGAGGTGGTCTACCGGCACCGGGTCCGGCCGGAGGACGGTTTCCGCATGCGGCCCGGATTCGCCAGCTTCACGCCGGTGGTCCGGGGCCAGGCGGTCGCGGACGATCTCCGCGGACCGGTGCGCGCACCCGTGTCGGGACTCGTTCTGCTGCCGCTGTACCAGGGGCAGGGGAGCGACGGTTTCTTCATCGCCCGCCCGGTCAGCGGCTTCTGGCTCGGGTTGTCACGACTGCTGCGCCGGCTTCGTGCGGGTGAGGCGGCCCACTGGCTTCCCGGCGTCCGCCGCCATCCCGAGCGGGACGACACGCTCGTGGTCGACGTGCGGATCGCCCGCTGGTTTCCGCTGCAGATCTTCCACCTGCTGGGTTACCGGAAGCTGCGGCGGAGCGGCTCGCTGCTCCTGGTCACGCGCCGCCGCTTCGACCTCCCCGCCGCCCCCGGGGAA